The region CGCACTTCACCACGCCGGAGGCGCCGCAGGTGCAGGCGACCCTGCGCGAACTGCTGGAGGCAGGCGGGCGGGCCGCCGTGCTGGAGGCCAGCAGCCACGCCCTCGCGCTGGACCGGGTGCGCGGGGTGGAGTGGGACGTGGCGGTGTGGACGCACCTTACCCAGGAACACCTCGACTTTCACGGGACGGTGGAAGCCTACTTCGCGGAGAAGCGCAAGCTGGTGGAACGGGCGCCCTTCGCCGTGCTGAACGCCGACGACCCCTGGACCGCGCGGCTGACCGGCGTCGCCCCCGCCGAGACGACCTACTCCCTGGACGGTCAGCCCGCCGAGTGGCAGGCCCACAGGGTGGAGGAACGGGCGACCGGGCTGCACTTCCGGGTCACGTCGCCCCTGGGCGAGTTCGCGGCCCACCTGCCGATGATCGGCCGCTTCAACGTGGCGAACGCGCTGGCGGGGATGGCGGCGGCGGCCCGATTGGGGGCCACGCGGGAGCAACTCGTCTCAGGCCTCGCCTCCTTCGGCGGGGTGCCGGGACGGATGGAACTCGTGCCCGGCGGCGAGGAGGCCCCGCGCATTGTTGTGGACTTCGCCCACACCCCACCCAGCCTGGACAAGGCGCTGGACACGCTGCGGGCGACCACGCCGGGGCAACTGTGGGTGGTGATCGGGTCGGCGGGCGGCCTGCGCGATCCTGGCAAGCGGGCGCCGCTGGGCGAGGTGGCGACCCGGCGGGCCGACCACGCCGTCTTCACCGAGGAGGACCACCGCGACACGCCCCTCGCAGACATCCTCGCCGAGATGGAGCGCGGAGCGCGGGAGGCGGGCCGGACCAACTTCGTCTCGGTCGGGGACCGCCGCGAGGCCATCCGGCACGCGGTGGGTCGGGCCAAGCCCGGCGACACCGTGCTGCTGGCGGGCAAGGGCGCCGAGGACACCCTGGAGCGCGGGGGCGAGGCCCTGCCCTGGAATGAGGTCGAAGAGGCGCGGGCGGCGCTGGGGGCGAGGCGGTGAGGTTCACGCCGGGGGAACTCCTGCGCTCTGCCCCCGGCAAGGTGCGTGATCGGACACGGGTGCAGGGGAGCCGACCCGCAGCGGACCGGGTCCGCCTCGACCTGAGCACGGGCGAGGTCACCTGCTTCTGCCCCGACGAGGACAACGCGATCGGCAAGCACGCAGCGGCCACGCTGCTGGTCCTGGTGGGTGACCCGGAGTCCTTCGCCCCCGGCGCCTGCCCACGCTGACCGGGCTGACGGAGAGCGATGTGGAGCGGCTGCTGGACCGCATGCACGACCTCTATCCTAATGTGGGCTGGACTGGGCGCAGGAGCTGACCCACCAGGCCGATGAAGAGGAGCGGGGTAGGCCTCGCCGAAGTGCTTGCCTCTGCCCCCGCCATCCGGCCGATGCCGCGCCCGGCTCCTGGCGGCATCCTGCGCGGGGCGAGGACGGGGTTCCATAAAGGGACCGCCCCCGCGTCTGCTAGACGCCCCACACCGGGCGCGGAGAGGCTGGAGACATGAACGGCAAGCACATCACGAAGCTGGGTTTTGAGGGCCGGGCGATTGCCCTCGCGCTCGCCGCCGCCAAAGTGCGCGAGCGGGCGGGCCTCAGCACGCAGGAACTCCTGGGGGAACTGGCCTCGGTGCGCGACAACCCAGAGGCGTATGTCACCGGGGGCGTCTATGCCGACCTCGCGGCGGAGCTGACCTCGCGGGAGGCCAGGGCGCGGGCGGTGCGGCAGGCGACCCTGCGGCCCACGCCGCTGCCCTACCGGGTCTGGGGCGAGGACCTGATCGAGCCCGGCGCCCGCACCCAGATGGATGTGGCGATGCAGCTTCCGGTCAGCCGCGCTGGGGCGCTGATGCCCGACGCGCACGTGGGCTACGGCCTGCCCATCGGCGGGGTGCTGGCGACCGAGGGGGCCGTCATCCCTTACGGGGTCGGCGTGGACATCGGCTGCTCCATGATGCTGAGCGTGCTGCCGCTGCGCCCGGACGCCCTCGGGACCGACGAGGCCCGCAAGCTGCTGATGAAGCACACCCGCTTCGGCGCAGGCGTGAGCTTCGAGAAGTCCTTCCGGGGCGACCACGAGGTGCTGCATGACCCCGCGTGGCGCGAGCAGGCGCTGCTGCGGCACCTGCGGGACAAGGCCGCCGAGCAGATCGGCACCTCGGGCAGCGGGAACCACTTCGTGGAGTTCGGCACCCTGCACCTGCCCCGCCCCGACCTGGGGCTGGAGGCCGGGGACTACCTCGCGGTCCTCTCCCACAGCGGCTCGCGCGGCTTCGGGGCACAGGTCGCCAACCACTACACCAAGGTGGCGCAGGCCCTGCACCCCCAGCTCGACCCCGCCGCCCGCAAGCTCGCGTGGCTGCCGCTGGACACCGAGGAAGGCGAGGGCTACTGGCAGGCGATGAACCTCGCGGGGCGCTACGCCCTGGCCAACCACGACCTGATTCACGCCCGCCTCGCCCGCGCCCTGGGTACGGCGCCGCTCGCGCAGGTCAGCAACAGCCACAACCTTGCCTGGAAACAAGGCCTCCCCGACGGGACCGAGGTCATCGTCCACCGCAAGGGCGCCACCCCCGCCGAGGCCGGACGCCTGGGCCTGATTCCCGGCAGCATGGCCGACCCAGGCTTCGTGGTGCGGGGGCGCGGCAACGCGGAGGCCCTCGACAGCGCCAGCCACGGGGCCGGGCGCCAGATGGGCCGCAAGGCCGCCGAGCGTGCACTGGACAAGCGCGACGTGCAGGCGTACCTCAAGGAGCGCGGCATCACCCTGATCGGCGGCGGGGTGGACGAGGCGCCGCAAGCCTACAAGCGCATCGAGGACGTGATCGCCCGGCAGCGCGACCTCGTAGACGTGGTGGCCGAGTTCCGCCCGCGCGTGGTGCGGATGGACACGGGGCACGAGGACATCTAGGGCGGTACGAGAACCCCCTCTCCGTAGAGCAGAGGGGGTTCTCTGACTGCCTGTTAGCCTCGGCCCAGCCGTTCCAGCAGCGCCACCCCGAACGCCACACCCCT is a window of Deinococcus sp. HSC-46F16 DNA encoding:
- a CDS encoding UDP-N-acetylmuramoyl-L-alanyl-D-glutamate--2,6-diaminopimelate ligase, whose amino-acid sequence is MHLPELAAALNAPKSTGPAADLPQAEVRGVTHNAAWVEPGFLFVAIRGARFDGHSFLNEVAGRGAVAVLGEGLREGQTSPLPYLTVPNARAALADAAAALEGFPSRALKVVGVTGTDGKTTTSWLTRHLLRAAGLPTGLLSTVGYELPDGRLRHFPAHFTTPEAPQVQATLRELLEAGGRAAVLEASSHALALDRVRGVEWDVAVWTHLTQEHLDFHGTVEAYFAEKRKLVERAPFAVLNADDPWTARLTGVAPAETTYSLDGQPAEWQAHRVEERATGLHFRVTSPLGEFAAHLPMIGRFNVANALAGMAAAARLGATREQLVSGLASFGGVPGRMELVPGGEEAPRIVVDFAHTPPSLDKALDTLRATTPGQLWVVIGSAGGLRDPGKRAPLGEVATRRADHAVFTEEDHRDTPLADILAEMERGAREAGRTNFVSVGDRREAIRHAVGRAKPGDTVLLAGKGAEDTLERGGEALPWNEVEEARAALGARR
- a CDS encoding RtcB family protein, whose product is MNGKHITKLGFEGRAIALALAAAKVRERAGLSTQELLGELASVRDNPEAYVTGGVYADLAAELTSREARARAVRQATLRPTPLPYRVWGEDLIEPGARTQMDVAMQLPVSRAGALMPDAHVGYGLPIGGVLATEGAVIPYGVGVDIGCSMMLSVLPLRPDALGTDEARKLLMKHTRFGAGVSFEKSFRGDHEVLHDPAWREQALLRHLRDKAAEQIGTSGSGNHFVEFGTLHLPRPDLGLEAGDYLAVLSHSGSRGFGAQVANHYTKVAQALHPQLDPAARKLAWLPLDTEEGEGYWQAMNLAGRYALANHDLIHARLARALGTAPLAQVSNSHNLAWKQGLPDGTEVIVHRKGATPAEAGRLGLIPGSMADPGFVVRGRGNAEALDSASHGAGRQMGRKAAERALDKRDVQAYLKERGITLIGGGVDEAPQAYKRIEDVIARQRDLVDVVAEFRPRVVRMDTGHEDI